One stretch of Scophthalmus maximus strain ysfricsl-2021 chromosome 12, ASM2237912v1, whole genome shotgun sequence DNA includes these proteins:
- the amdhd1 gene encoding probable imidazolonepropionase, which produces MSNSYRLLVKNAQQVVLICSDGEKYLTKLGMQNLSVIENGSIVIGSDGLIKAVGPAETVNAEFSEATFDKVIDASGMCVLPGLVDAHTHPVWAGDRVHEFAMKLAGATYMDVHRAGGGIHFTVERTRAAAASDLLTSLSGRLVRMLRAGTTLVECKSGYGLELQTELKMLQVIEEARRTLPINISSTYCGAHAVPKGKTVAEATEDILQVQLPRLREQMSAGTLRVDNIDVFCERGVFDLDSTRSILQAGKELGLNINFHGDELHPMNSAQLGAELGALAISHLEEVTDEGITSMAEAKTAAVLLPTTAYILRLPQPRARDMLEAGMIVALGSDFNPNAYCCSMPIVMHLACVNMKMSMPEALAAATINAAYALGRAHTHGSLEVGKHGDLLVLNTTRWEHLIYQLGGHQELIRYVVIKGDVVHDNDKTSDL; this is translated from the exons atgtccaACAGCTACAGGCTCCTGGTGAAAAACGCCCAACAGGTGGTTCTGATCTGCAGCGATGGAGAGAAATACCTGACGAAGCTCGGGATGCAAAACCTGAGTGTCATTGAAAACGGGAGCATCGTAATTGGGAG CGACGGGCTGATTAAAGCCGTGGGACCAGCAGAAACCGTCAACGCTGAGTTTTCAGAGGCGACGTTTGATAAAGTGATCGATGCTTCAGGGATGTGCGTCCTGCCCG GTCTAGTTGATGCTCACACTCATCCAGTCTGGGCTGGAGACAGGGTGCACGAGTTTGCGATGAAG CTGGCGGGCGCCACCTACATGGACGTGCACCGGGCCGGCGGAGGGATCCACTTCACGGTGGAGCGCACCCGGGCCGCCGCGGcctctgacctcctgacctcgCTGAGCGGCAGGCTGGTCCGGATGCTGCGAGCGGGCACCACCCTGGTGGAGTGTAAGAGCGGCTACGGCCTGGAGCTGCAGACGGAGCTCAAGATGCTGCAGGTGATCGAGGAGGCCCGACGCACGCTGCCCATCAACATCTCCTCCACCTACTGCGGAGCCCACGCTGTGCCCAA aggGAAGACGGTGGCGGAGGCCACAGAGGACATCCTGCAGGTGCAGCTGCCCCGGCTGAGAGAGCAGATGTCTGCGGGGACTCTGCGAGTTGACAACATCGACGTGTTCTGCGAGCGGGGCGTGTTCGACCTCGACTCGACCCGCTCCATCCTGCAGGCGGGAAAAGAGCTGGGCCTCAACATCAACTTCCACGGAGACGAGCTGCATCCCATGAACTCCGCGCAG ttggGCGCAGAGCTCGGAGCATTGGCCATCAGTCACCTGGAGGAGGTCACGGATGAAGGGATAACGTCCATGGCCGAAGCCAAAACTGCTGCGGTGCTTCTACCAACTACAGCCTACATTCTAcg GCTGCCTCAGCCTCGGGCCAGAGACATGTTGGAAGCTGGAATGATCGTCGCCCTCGGCAGCGACTTCAACCCTAACGCCTACTGCTGCTCCATG CCAATCGTCATGCACCTGGCCTGCGTCAACATGAAGATGTCCATGCCCGAGGCGTTGGCGGCGGCCACCATCAACGCGGCCTACGCCCTCGgccgcgcccacacacacggCTCCCTGGAGGTCGGCAAACACGGCGACCTGCTGGTCCTCAACACCACGCG ATGGGAGCATCTGATCTACCAGCTGGGAGGACACCAGGAGCTCATCCGCTACGTCGTCATCAAGGGCGACGTCGTCCACGACAATGACAAGACCTCGGACTTATGA
- the snrpf gene encoding small nuclear ribonucleoprotein F translates to MSLPLNPKPFLNGLTGKPVMVKLKWGMEYKGYLVSVDGYMNMQLANTEEYVDGALAGHLGEVLVRCNNVLYIRGVEEEEEDGEMRE, encoded by the exons ATG AGTTTACCTCTCAACCCAAAGCCCTTCCTGAATGGCCTGACAGGCAAACCGGTGATGGTGAAGCTGAAGTGGGGGATGGAGTACAAGGGCTACCTGGTGTCTGTGGACGGATACATGAACATGCAG CTGGCAAACACGGAAGAGTACGTGGACGGTGCACTGGCAGGTCACCTCGGCGAAGTGCTCGTCAG GTGCAACAACGTTTTGTACATCCGAggtgtagaagaagaagaggaggacggagagatgAGGGAGTGA
- the LOC118286904 gene encoding tetraspanin-9: MARGCICCVKYMLFLFNLLFWLGGCGLLGVGVWLSVSQGSFATLSPSFPSLSAANLIITLGTIVMVTGFLGCLGAIKENKCLLLSFFIVLLIILLAELILLILFFVYTDKVSDNARRDLKEGLVLYATDNNAGLRDAWNTIQGEWKCCGVTNHNDWYAALHENAVPDRCCQLVYPGCGRNASNTFWTRGCYEKVEEWLDDNKHLLGTIAMCVLVIQLLGMAFSMTLYQQIHRAGKKYEA, encoded by the exons ATGGCTCGTGGCTGCATCTGCTGCGTGAAGTACATGCTCTTCCTCTTCAACCTGCTCTTCTGG ctggGTGGGTGTGGCCTGCTGGGTGTCGGCGTCTGGCTCTCGGTCTCTCAGGGCAGCTTCGCCACGCTGTCGCCCTCCTTCCCGTCGCTCTCCGCCGCCAACCTCATCATCACGCTGGGCACCATCGTCATGGTGACGGGCTTCCTGGGCTGCCTGGGCGCCATCAAGGAGAACAAGTGCCTGCTGCTGAGC ttcttcaTCGTTCTGTTGATCATCCTCCTAGCCGagctcatcctcctcatcctgttTTTCGTCTACACCGACAAG GTGAGCGACAACGCCAGACGGGACCTGAAAGAAGGTTTGGTGCTGTACGCCACGGACAACAACGCTGGACTGAGGGACGCGTGGAACACCATCCAGGGAGAG TGGAAGTGTTGTGGCGTGACGAACCACAACGACTGGTACGCGGCGCTGCACGAGAACGCGGTTCCCGACCGCTGCTGCCAGCTGGTTTACCCCGGCTGCGGACGCAACGCCTCCAACACCTTCTGGACACGG ggttGCTATGAGAAAGTAGAGGAGTGGCTGGATGACAACAAACACCTTCTGGGAACCATCGCCATGTGCGTGCTGGTCATACAG CTCCTCGGCATGGCCTTCTCCATGACGCTTTACCAACAGATCCACCGAGCGGGGAAGAAGTACGAAGCCTGA